A window from Vulcanimicrobium alpinum encodes these proteins:
- a CDS encoding ABC transporter ATP-binding protein: MSALLEVQGLAKRFGSLRALDGVDLTVEEGRLTGLIGPNGAGKSTAFGCIAGALKPSAGSVRFRGVEIAGTAYHRVARLGIGRTYQIVQTFADMTVLEATTTGALMRRPRLRDAIAHAREVLTFVGLEDKRYRLGRALTIADKKRLEVARALATEPSLLLLDEVMAGLTPAECRDAVDLLRRILARGVTVLMVEHVMEVLMPIADRIVVIAAGKTIFAGTAGCAVRDRRVVDAYLGSPLEHGAIAETPT, from the coding sequence GTGAGCGCGCTTCTCGAAGTGCAGGGTCTCGCGAAACGCTTCGGCTCGCTGCGCGCCCTCGACGGCGTCGACCTCACCGTTGAGGAAGGACGCCTCACCGGCCTGATCGGCCCCAACGGCGCCGGAAAGTCGACGGCGTTTGGCTGCATCGCCGGCGCGCTCAAACCGAGCGCTGGGAGCGTGCGCTTTCGCGGCGTCGAGATCGCCGGGACCGCGTATCACCGCGTCGCGCGGCTGGGGATTGGGCGCACGTATCAGATCGTGCAGACCTTCGCCGACATGACGGTCCTCGAAGCGACGACGACCGGCGCGCTCATGCGCCGCCCGCGGCTGCGCGACGCGATCGCGCATGCACGCGAGGTTCTCACCTTCGTCGGACTCGAGGACAAACGCTATCGGCTCGGGCGCGCGCTCACGATCGCCGACAAGAAGCGGCTTGAGGTCGCTCGCGCTCTCGCGACGGAACCGTCGCTGCTGCTCCTCGATGAGGTGATGGCGGGGCTGACGCCGGCCGAATGCCGCGACGCGGTCGATCTGCTGCGCCGCATCCTCGCGCGCGGCGTCACCGTGCTGATGGTCGAGCACGTCATGGAGGTGCTGATGCCGATCGCCGATCGCATCGTGGTGATCGCCGCCGGCAAGACGATCTTTGCGGGGACGGCGGGCTGCGCCGTGCGCGATCGGCGCGTCGTCGACGCGTATCTCGGCTCGCCGCTCGAACATGGCGCGATCGCGGAGACGCCGACGTGA
- a CDS encoding ABC transporter substrate-binding protein produces the protein MSARRVCLAFAAAIAVASMPFASRAADPQEIVIGSILPLTGPSAQTGAGLRTAQTLAADLVNGHVSYPLPMVGKSGLPHLGHARIKLVFADSQGKPDQARAAAEQLITQEHAVALIGTYASSTTATASQVAERYGIPFLNPDSSAPSLTARGLKWFFRTTPNDATFAENFYQFFADLNRTKKIAVKKVAVVGEDGLFGTGAGDAEEEIGKRRGFTIVTRVAYPATTTEVNAEVQKVKAAAPDVVMMASYAPDALLFMRGFKDQGILLQGILAQDAGFIDPGFVKTEGKDAEGVFTREVFSLDIKHRNKAVPLIDQLFRLRFGDKPLDGNTARDIMGVLVLADAIDRAGSTKPDAIRTALQNTNIPGILTLMPWKQIKFDAQGQNVGGVGIIEQIQDGKYETVWPFDVAVKAPIWPMPAWKR, from the coding sequence ATGTCCGCCCGCCGTGTGTGCCTCGCGTTCGCCGCCGCGATCGCCGTCGCATCGATGCCGTTCGCGTCGCGCGCCGCCGATCCGCAGGAGATCGTCATCGGCTCGATCCTTCCGCTCACCGGACCGTCGGCGCAGACCGGTGCGGGACTGCGCACCGCTCAGACGTTGGCCGCAGACTTGGTGAACGGGCACGTCTCCTATCCGCTGCCGATGGTCGGCAAGAGTGGCCTGCCGCACCTCGGGCACGCGCGCATCAAGCTGGTCTTCGCCGATTCGCAAGGGAAACCCGATCAGGCGCGCGCCGCCGCGGAGCAGCTGATCACGCAGGAGCACGCGGTCGCGCTGATCGGCACGTACGCCTCGTCGACGACCGCAACCGCGTCGCAAGTCGCCGAACGCTACGGCATCCCGTTCCTCAACCCCGACTCGTCGGCGCCGTCGCTCACCGCGCGCGGGCTCAAGTGGTTCTTCCGCACGACGCCGAACGACGCGACGTTCGCCGAAAACTTCTACCAGTTCTTCGCCGACCTGAACCGCACCAAGAAGATCGCCGTGAAGAAAGTCGCGGTCGTCGGCGAGGACGGACTCTTCGGTACCGGCGCCGGCGACGCCGAAGAAGAGATCGGGAAGCGCCGCGGCTTCACGATCGTCACGCGCGTCGCGTATCCGGCGACGACGACCGAAGTGAACGCGGAAGTGCAGAAGGTCAAGGCCGCCGCGCCCGACGTCGTGATGATGGCGTCGTACGCGCCCGACGCGCTGCTGTTCATGCGCGGGTTCAAGGATCAGGGGATCCTGCTGCAGGGAATCTTGGCGCAGGACGCCGGCTTCATCGATCCGGGCTTCGTGAAGACCGAAGGGAAGGACGCGGAGGGCGTCTTCACCCGCGAAGTGTTCTCGCTCGACATCAAGCACCGCAACAAAGCGGTCCCGCTCATCGACCAGCTGTTCCGGCTGCGCTTCGGCGACAAGCCGCTCGACGGCAACACGGCGCGCGACATCATGGGCGTCCTCGTGCTCGCCGACGCGATCGACCGCGCCGGCTCGACGAAGCCCGACGCGATCCGCACGGCGCTGCAGAACACGAACATCCCCGGCATTCTGACCTTGATGCCGTGGAAGCAGATCAAGTTCGACGCGCAGGGACAGAACGTCGGCGGCGTGGGGATCATCGAACAGATCCAGGACGGCAAGTACGAGACGGTGTGGCCGTTCGATGTCGCGGTGAAAGCGCCGATCTGGCCGATGCCGGCGTGGAAGCGCTGA
- a CDS encoding M20/M25/M40 family metallo-hydrolase — MLTRPPAAIDAATWREYLAFCAMPSDAIVPADIQRNAAWLVDACARRALDARLLANGDVPMVYAAWPRVRTELPTILFYAHFDAQPVVAEAWSQPDPWTPVLKERALDGTWRTIPAERLFDAQPDPEWRVFGRAAADDKGPIVMLLAALDALRSAGAEPCVNVKILLDSEEEQGSPSIAGVLARERALLAADAMVVNDGPMHASRRPTLVYGNRGVVTATLTVWGPARALHSGHYGNAVANPAERLAALIASLKDEDGRVRIPGYYDGVAIDGDARAMLDAVPDDEDVLTRELGVASLQRGVGATLQDALQYPSLNVRGLAAGATGRRAATIVPDRAVAEFDLRTIPEIEPERAPALIRDWLAAHGYLVLDRPPTDAERAAHERIATWTVRPGGVAARTAPGAAVGRWVRAALRDAFGGEPVAIRTMGGTVPTGEIAAQLGVPFTILPLANADDNQHTHDENLRVGNMLDGVRALVTLLTTPYPGYGRCASTSSA, encoded by the coding sequence GTGCTGACGCGGCCGCCCGCCGCGATCGATGCGGCGACCTGGCGCGAGTATCTCGCGTTTTGCGCGATGCCGAGCGACGCGATCGTTCCGGCGGACATTCAGCGCAACGCGGCGTGGCTGGTCGACGCGTGCGCGCGGCGCGCGCTCGACGCGCGGCTGCTGGCGAACGGCGACGTGCCGATGGTATACGCGGCGTGGCCGCGCGTCCGGACCGAGCTGCCGACGATCCTCTTCTACGCCCATTTCGACGCGCAGCCCGTCGTCGCCGAAGCGTGGTCGCAGCCCGACCCCTGGACGCCGGTGCTCAAGGAACGGGCGCTGGACGGCACCTGGCGCACGATCCCTGCCGAACGGCTCTTCGACGCGCAGCCCGATCCGGAATGGCGCGTCTTCGGCCGCGCAGCCGCCGACGACAAGGGTCCGATCGTGATGCTGCTCGCCGCGCTCGACGCGCTGCGCAGCGCCGGCGCCGAGCCGTGCGTCAACGTCAAGATCCTGCTCGACAGCGAAGAAGAACAAGGCTCGCCGTCGATCGCCGGCGTGCTCGCGCGCGAACGCGCGCTGCTCGCCGCGGACGCGATGGTCGTCAACGACGGGCCGATGCACGCGTCGCGCCGTCCGACGCTCGTCTACGGCAACCGCGGCGTCGTGACCGCGACGCTGACGGTGTGGGGACCGGCGCGCGCGCTGCACAGCGGCCACTACGGGAACGCGGTCGCGAACCCCGCCGAACGGCTCGCCGCTCTGATCGCGTCGCTGAAGGACGAGGACGGCCGCGTGCGCATTCCCGGCTACTACGACGGCGTCGCGATCGACGGCGACGCGCGCGCGATGCTGGATGCCGTTCCCGACGACGAGGACGTGCTGACGCGCGAGCTCGGCGTCGCGTCGCTGCAGCGCGGCGTCGGCGCGACGCTGCAGGATGCGCTCCAGTACCCCTCGCTCAACGTGCGCGGTCTCGCAGCGGGCGCGACCGGAAGGCGCGCCGCGACGATCGTCCCCGACCGCGCGGTCGCCGAATTCGATCTGCGCACGATCCCCGAGATCGAACCGGAGCGCGCGCCGGCGCTGATCCGCGACTGGCTCGCCGCGCACGGATATCTCGTCCTCGACCGCCCGCCGACCGACGCCGAGCGCGCCGCGCACGAACGCATCGCGACGTGGACCGTGCGGCCCGGCGGCGTCGCCGCGCGCACCGCGCCGGGCGCCGCCGTCGGCCGCTGGGTGCGCGCCGCGCTGCGCGACGCGTTCGGCGGCGAACCAGTCGCGATCCGCACGATGGGCGGCACCGTCCCCACCGGCGAGATCGCGGCGCAGCTCGGCGTTCCGTTCACGATCCTGCCGCTCGCCAACGCGGACGACAATCAGCACACGCACGACGAGAACCTGCGGGTCGGCAACATGCTGGACGGGGTGCGCGCGTTGGTTACGCTGCTCACGACGCCGTACCCGGGCTACGGTCGCTGCGCTTCGACGAGCTCAGCGTGA
- a CDS encoding hydantoinase/oxoprolinase family protein, with protein MSWRVGIDIGGTFTDLVALADDGRLVRHKVSSTPRAPEEGLLEALRALLAGVSGDEIALVAHASTIATNALLGQLHLELPRVAFVTTEGFRDVLEIGRQNRSAIYDLHVTRPKPLARREDRLVVRERRAHDGSVIVPLDDATVASAAAAIAERGIRAVAVGLLHADVDGAHERAVAAAIADAVPDADISLSSEIDPQYREYERFSTTVVNAALAPIVRAYLDRVARGVRALGVRAPIFVMRSDGGMAALGVASRRPATLIESGPASGVIGAAYLGRALGLDNVLSFDMGGTTAKAGTIFRGVPEVSASFEAAGATHSGRSVKGSGYPVRFPFVDLAEVSAGGGTIAWVDAAGTLRVGPVSAGADPGPACYGNGDRPTVTDANVVLRRSNPRALLDGAFPIDAQRSYDAVASVAAPLDGDIERTAAGIVALVDAEMAKVLRIVSVERGYDPRDFSLLAFGGGGPLHACAVASEIGVARVIVPPLPGVFSAYGLLAADVRATAVRSLVALADDAAWKHVRTLFESLTREGDEALGEQGVAKEERSFVRELDLRYVGQSTELTVTAPRSLEDAVELFHLRHEQRYGFAARRDPVEVVTVRVVAIGTTPKPRLDAAMTPASRAPEARALREHRDAYDGALFVPTPVYGREHLRPGDAFAGPAVIEQYDATTYVAPAWNARVDGYGNVVLERDVTPSSSNRDVTLSSSKRSDRSPGTAS; from the coding sequence GTGAGCTGGCGCGTCGGGATCGACATCGGCGGAACGTTCACCGACCTCGTCGCGCTGGCCGACGACGGCCGCCTCGTGCGGCACAAAGTCTCGTCGACGCCGCGAGCGCCGGAAGAAGGCTTGCTCGAAGCGCTGCGCGCGCTGCTCGCCGGGGTCTCCGGCGACGAGATCGCGCTGGTCGCGCACGCGAGCACGATCGCCACGAACGCGCTGCTGGGGCAGCTGCACCTCGAACTCCCGCGAGTCGCGTTCGTCACCACCGAGGGTTTCCGCGACGTGCTCGAGATCGGGCGGCAGAACCGCAGCGCGATCTACGATCTCCACGTCACGCGGCCGAAACCGCTCGCCCGTCGCGAAGACCGGCTGGTGGTGCGCGAACGGCGCGCCCACGACGGGAGCGTGATCGTTCCGCTCGACGACGCGACGGTGGCGAGCGCGGCGGCGGCGATCGCGGAGCGCGGGATCCGCGCGGTCGCCGTCGGTTTGCTGCACGCCGACGTCGACGGCGCGCACGAGCGCGCGGTCGCGGCCGCGATCGCCGACGCCGTCCCCGACGCCGACATCTCCCTCTCGTCGGAGATCGATCCGCAGTATCGCGAATACGAGCGCTTCTCGACGACGGTGGTGAACGCGGCGCTGGCGCCGATCGTGCGCGCCTACCTCGATCGCGTCGCGCGCGGCGTGCGCGCGCTCGGCGTGCGCGCGCCGATCTTCGTGATGCGCTCCGACGGCGGGATGGCGGCGCTCGGCGTCGCCTCGCGCCGCCCGGCGACGCTGATCGAGAGCGGTCCCGCCAGCGGCGTGATCGGCGCCGCGTATCTCGGCCGCGCGCTCGGGCTCGACAACGTCCTCTCGTTCGACATGGGCGGGACGACGGCGAAGGCCGGGACGATCTTCCGCGGCGTCCCCGAGGTCAGCGCGTCGTTCGAAGCGGCCGGCGCGACGCACAGCGGACGGTCGGTGAAGGGCAGCGGTTACCCGGTGCGGTTCCCGTTCGTCGATCTCGCCGAGGTGAGCGCGGGCGGCGGAACGATCGCGTGGGTCGACGCGGCGGGAACGCTGCGCGTCGGGCCGGTGAGCGCCGGCGCCGATCCCGGCCCCGCCTGCTACGGCAACGGCGATCGGCCGACGGTCACCGATGCGAACGTCGTGCTGCGACGCTCCAATCCGCGCGCACTCCTCGACGGCGCGTTCCCGATCGATGCGCAGCGCTCGTACGACGCCGTCGCTTCCGTGGCAGCGCCGCTCGACGGCGACATCGAGCGCACGGCCGCGGGGATCGTCGCGCTCGTCGACGCGGAGATGGCGAAGGTGCTGCGCATCGTCTCGGTCGAGCGCGGCTACGACCCGCGTGATTTCTCGCTGCTCGCGTTCGGCGGCGGCGGCCCGCTGCACGCGTGCGCCGTCGCGAGCGAGATCGGCGTCGCGCGCGTGATCGTCCCGCCGCTCCCCGGCGTGTTCTCCGCCTACGGCCTGCTCGCCGCCGACGTGCGCGCCACCGCGGTGCGATCGCTCGTCGCGCTGGCCGACGACGCGGCGTGGAAACACGTGCGCACGCTCTTCGAATCGCTGACCCGCGAAGGTGACGAAGCACTGGGCGAACAGGGCGTCGCCAAAGAGGAGCGGAGTTTCGTGCGCGAGCTCGATCTGCGCTACGTCGGACAGTCGACGGAACTCACGGTGACCGCGCCGCGCTCGCTCGAGGACGCGGTCGAGTTGTTCCACCTGCGCCACGAACAGCGGTACGGTTTCGCCGCGCGGCGCGATCCCGTCGAAGTCGTGACGGTGCGGGTCGTCGCGATCGGGACCACGCCGAAGCCGCGCCTCGACGCGGCGATGACGCCCGCGTCACGCGCGCCTGAAGCGCGCGCGCTGCGCGAGCACCGCGACGCGTACGACGGCGCGCTCTTCGTGCCGACGCCGGTCTACGGACGCGAGCACCTGCGGCCCGGCGACGCCTTCGCCGGCCCGGCGGTCATCGAACAATACGACGCGACGACCTACGTCGCGCCCGCCTGGAACGCGCGCGTCGACGGCTACGGCAACGTCGTGCTTGAACGCGACGTCACGCCGAGCTCGTCGAACCGCGACGTCACGCTGAGCTCGTCGAAGCGCAGCGACCGTAGCCCGGGTACGGCGTCGTGA
- a CDS encoding hydantoinase B/oxoprolinase family protein, translated as MNAAAVDPITAELVASALIYASEEMGIAVRDAAYSPNIKERLDHSCALFDARARLVAQAEHIPVHLGSLPWGLRRSLAWMAERGRTLAPGEMIVVNDPYLSGTHLNDVTVIRAIYHDGRLAGYAANKAHQTDVGGAVPGSMPPDARDLFAEGAVITPTLLMRGDRVADETVDLLMANSRTPEARAGDLRAQIAGNVVGERRFFELIDRYGIGVVDAALEKALDDGERRTRAALRALPDGVVVHEDVMEDERGEPSIVLRVRLEKQGDAIALDYDGTAPQRAMPLNSVYGVTLSGAYYALRAVTDPRIPMNDGSFRPITVRVPEGTLLNPRRPAPVSAGNVETSMRNADLVLGALARLAPGRVPAQSGGSMNNVMIGGLDGGGRSWAFYETNGCGMGARPDADGIDGIHVHMTNTLNTPIEAIERTMPMLITAYEFAETSAGDGEFRGGSGLVRAFALRDGSATASLLAERHAVRPHGAQGGGDGATGAHVLVGRDGSTRDLPAKTSVAMQPGDAIIVRTAGGGGYGDPQRRDPEARARDAADRIACAE; from the coding sequence GTGAACGCCGCCGCCGTCGACCCGATCACCGCCGAGCTCGTCGCCTCGGCGCTGATCTACGCCAGCGAAGAGATGGGGATCGCCGTGCGCGACGCCGCCTACTCGCCGAACATCAAAGAACGTCTGGACCATTCCTGCGCGCTCTTCGACGCGCGCGCACGCCTGGTCGCGCAGGCCGAACACATCCCGGTCCATCTGGGCTCACTCCCGTGGGGCCTGCGCCGCTCGCTGGCGTGGATGGCGGAGCGCGGGCGCACGCTCGCGCCGGGCGAGATGATCGTCGTCAACGATCCGTATCTATCGGGAACGCATCTCAACGACGTGACCGTGATCCGCGCGATCTATCACGACGGCCGGCTGGCCGGGTACGCGGCGAACAAGGCGCATCAGACCGATGTCGGCGGTGCCGTTCCCGGTTCGATGCCGCCCGACGCACGCGATCTGTTCGCCGAGGGTGCGGTGATCACGCCGACGCTGCTGATGCGCGGCGACCGCGTCGCCGACGAGACCGTCGATCTGCTGATGGCGAACTCGCGCACGCCCGAAGCGCGCGCCGGCGACCTGCGCGCGCAGATCGCGGGCAACGTCGTCGGCGAGCGCCGCTTTTTCGAATTGATCGATCGCTACGGGATCGGCGTCGTCGACGCCGCACTCGAGAAGGCGCTCGACGACGGCGAACGCCGCACGCGCGCCGCGCTGCGCGCGCTCCCCGACGGCGTCGTCGTGCACGAAGACGTGATGGAAGACGAGCGCGGCGAACCGTCGATCGTCCTGCGCGTGCGGCTGGAGAAGCAGGGCGACGCGATCGCGCTCGACTACGACGGCACCGCGCCGCAGCGCGCGATGCCGCTCAACTCCGTCTACGGCGTGACGCTCTCGGGCGCGTACTACGCGCTGCGCGCGGTGACCGATCCGCGCATCCCGATGAATGACGGCTCGTTCCGCCCGATCACCGTGCGCGTCCCGGAGGGGACGCTGCTCAACCCGCGCCGTCCCGCGCCGGTGAGCGCGGGGAACGTCGAGACGTCGATGCGCAACGCCGATCTGGTGCTCGGCGCGCTCGCGCGGCTCGCGCCGGGACGCGTTCCCGCGCAGAGCGGCGGCTCGATGAACAACGTGATGATCGGCGGCCTCGACGGCGGCGGTCGCTCGTGGGCGTTCTACGAAACGAACGGCTGCGGAATGGGCGCGCGCCCGGACGCCGACGGGATCGACGGAATCCACGTGCACATGACCAACACGCTCAACACGCCGATCGAAGCGATCGAACGGACGATGCCGATGCTGATCACCGCCTACGAGTTCGCCGAGACGAGCGCAGGCGACGGCGAGTTTCGCGGCGGCTCCGGGCTGGTGCGCGCGTTCGCGCTGCGCGACGGCAGCGCGACGGCGTCGCTGCTCGCCGAACGCCACGCGGTGCGTCCGCACGGAGCGCAAGGGGGCGGCGACGGCGCGACCGGCGCGCACGTCCTCGTCGGCCGCGACGGCTCCACGCGCGATCTGCCGGCGAAGACAAGCGTCGCGATGCAGCCGGGCGACGCGATCATCGTGCGCACCGCGGGCGGCGGCGGCTACGGCGATCCGCAGCGGCGCGACCCCGAGGCGCGCGCGCGCGACGCGGCCGACCGGATCGCGTGCGCGGAATGA
- a CDS encoding ABC transporter ATP-binding protein has protein sequence MRALQDVSLQADAGSVVALIGANGAGKTSLLRAISGLVRAQQGSIRFDGAEITREPAHRIVRRGIAHVPEGRRVFASATVRDNLLLGAYVDRDPAHRAARLEAAFAAFPILRERLDQRASTLSGGEQQMLAIARGTMSGPRLLMLDEPSLGIAPLLIPQIYAGIAAVAASGTGVLLVEQNVREALRAAHTAYVLQTGRVVMHGPSAELIGHPLVQEAFLGVAVA, from the coding sequence ATGCGCGCCCTGCAGGACGTCTCGCTGCAGGCGGACGCCGGGAGCGTCGTGGCGCTGATCGGCGCGAACGGCGCCGGCAAAACGTCGCTGCTGCGCGCGATCAGCGGCCTGGTGCGCGCCCAGCAGGGCTCGATCCGCTTCGACGGCGCCGAGATCACGCGCGAGCCCGCCCACCGCATCGTGCGGCGCGGGATCGCGCACGTTCCGGAGGGCCGCCGCGTCTTCGCCTCCGCAACGGTGCGCGACAATTTGCTGCTCGGTGCCTACGTCGACCGAGACCCCGCGCATCGCGCGGCGCGCCTCGAAGCGGCGTTTGCCGCGTTTCCGATTCTGCGCGAGCGGCTCGATCAGCGCGCGTCGACGCTCTCGGGGGGCGAGCAGCAGATGCTCGCGATCGCGCGCGGGACGATGAGCGGACCGCGGCTGCTGATGCTCGACGAGCCGTCCCTCGGGATCGCGCCGCTGCTCATCCCGCAAATCTACGCCGGGATCGCGGCGGTCGCCGCGAGCGGGACGGGGGTCCTCCTCGTCGAGCAGAACGTGCGCGAGGCGCTGCGCGCGGCGCACACCGCTTACGTGCTGCAGACCGGCCGCGTCGTGATGCACGGCCCATCCGCCGAATTGATCGGACATCCGCTGGTGCAGGAAGCCTTCCTCGGGGTCGCGGTCGCGTGA
- a CDS encoding branched-chain amino acid ABC transporter permease — MRPHLIALAAIAAAGLVLAYAVRDAVVLDLVFTLLLYATLGQSWNWISGYGGNISFGHAIFFGCGAYTSALCVVHGISPWLAIPAGAAVAALLAAITGFPTLALRGHYFSIATIAVAAIVDALVRTQGWLGRANGFELPIAAGWASMQFADKGWYVVLALVLFVAVQCATLALERSRLGYYLRALRANHQAAASVGIDERRWKLIAFAWSAAMAACAGVLYAQYTLFVDPPSTIALSVSIDIALIGVVGGIGTLWGPAAGALVYVVLAKAVALKLGGTGKGYDLVIYGAIICVIAALRPHGIVGTIVDGIRRRRGAAAQPPARLAAEGAA; from the coding sequence ATGCGCCCGCATCTGATCGCGCTCGCCGCGATCGCCGCCGCCGGACTCGTGCTGGCGTACGCCGTCCGCGATGCGGTCGTACTCGACCTCGTCTTCACGCTGCTGCTGTACGCGACGCTGGGTCAATCATGGAACTGGATCAGCGGGTACGGCGGCAACATCTCGTTCGGGCACGCGATCTTCTTCGGCTGCGGCGCGTACACGTCGGCGCTGTGCGTCGTGCACGGCATCTCCCCGTGGCTGGCGATCCCGGCGGGAGCGGCCGTCGCGGCGCTGCTCGCCGCGATCACCGGCTTTCCGACGCTCGCGCTGCGCGGACACTATTTCTCGATCGCGACGATCGCGGTGGCGGCGATCGTCGACGCGCTGGTGCGCACGCAGGGCTGGCTCGGCCGCGCGAACGGCTTCGAACTCCCGATCGCCGCGGGCTGGGCGTCGATGCAGTTCGCCGACAAAGGCTGGTACGTGGTGCTCGCGCTGGTGCTGTTCGTCGCGGTGCAGTGCGCGACGCTCGCGCTCGAACGCTCGCGGCTCGGCTACTACTTGCGGGCCCTACGCGCCAACCATCAGGCCGCCGCTTCGGTCGGGATCGACGAGCGGCGCTGGAAGCTGATCGCGTTCGCGTGGTCGGCAGCGATGGCGGCCTGCGCCGGCGTGCTTTACGCGCAGTACACGCTCTTCGTCGACCCGCCGTCGACGATCGCGCTCTCGGTCTCGATCGACATCGCGCTGATCGGGGTGGTCGGCGGGATCGGCACGCTGTGGGGACCCGCGGCAGGCGCGCTGGTGTACGTCGTACTTGCGAAGGCCGTCGCGCTGAAGCTCGGCGGGACCGGCAAAGGCTACGATCTGGTGATCTACGGTGCGATCATCTGCGTGATCGCGGCGCTGCGGCCGCACGGGATCGTCGGGACGATCGTCGATGGGATCCGGCGCCGGCGCGGCGCCGCGGCGCAGCCGCCCGCCCGGTTGGCCGCGGAGGGTGCGGCGTGA
- a CDS encoding branched-chain amino acid ABC transporter permease, whose product MEALTTFAQLLAGGVLTGLVFALVAVGLTLVYGVMDVVNFAHGEFLMLAMYATLGLALIGLSPFAGLPLVAIALFLFGIVVYRVFIRRLLAGPPEATVFGTFGLLVLLQGLAQALFSSDFLSVPHPPLQGTLRFGGLAISQATLAEGAGALVLTAALFAFVEYTETGRAMRAVAEDRVAATLMGIDVQRVNGLAFGIGAACVGAAGALLMLSYPVFPTAGAPFALTAFVVVALGGFGSIQGALVGALLVGLLEVFGGFYLSPELKMVPVYLAYLAIVLVRPQGLLGRR is encoded by the coding sequence GTGGAAGCGCTGACCACCTTCGCGCAGCTGCTCGCGGGAGGCGTGCTGACGGGACTCGTCTTCGCGCTGGTCGCGGTCGGGCTCACGCTGGTGTACGGCGTGATGGACGTCGTGAACTTCGCGCACGGCGAGTTCCTGATGCTCGCGATGTACGCGACGCTCGGGCTCGCGCTGATCGGCCTCAGCCCGTTCGCGGGTCTCCCGCTCGTCGCGATCGCGCTGTTCCTGTTCGGGATCGTCGTCTACCGCGTCTTCATCCGGCGGCTGCTCGCGGGTCCGCCGGAGGCGACGGTCTTCGGAACGTTCGGGCTGCTGGTGCTGCTGCAAGGCCTGGCGCAAGCGCTCTTCTCGAGCGACTTTCTCTCGGTGCCGCACCCGCCGTTGCAGGGAACGCTGCGCTTTGGCGGTCTTGCGATCTCGCAGGCGACGCTGGCCGAAGGCGCCGGCGCGCTGGTTCTCACCGCCGCCCTCTTCGCGTTCGTCGAATACACCGAGACCGGGCGCGCGATGCGCGCGGTCGCCGAGGACCGCGTCGCCGCGACGCTGATGGGGATCGACGTCCAGCGCGTGAACGGGCTGGCGTTCGGGATCGGCGCCGCGTGCGTCGGCGCGGCGGGTGCGCTCCTGATGCTCTCGTATCCGGTCTTTCCGACCGCCGGCGCGCCGTTCGCGTTGACCGCGTTCGTGGTCGTCGCACTCGGCGGCTTCGGCAGCATCCAAGGCGCGCTGGTCGGTGCGCTGCTCGTCGGTTTGCTCGAAGTGTTCGGCGGGTTCTATCTCTCGCCGGAGCTGAAGATGGTGCCGGTCTACCTGGCGTATCTCGCAATCGTGCTTGTGCGGCCGCAGGGCCTGCTGGGCCGGCGCTGA